One Oenanthe melanoleuca isolate GR-GAL-2019-014 chromosome 3, OMel1.0, whole genome shotgun sequence DNA segment encodes these proteins:
- the LOC130250938 gene encoding uncharacterized protein LOC130250938 → MHCNYYLYRRKTMPIQFKLCWPRYLIFEMVLHKGCTRQLELWRWRRSHLAASQGEQAPFSGTLLRVFLATNALSDAVSTQPAGLQDTSPQLLLGDVTDTCGACQERRAGSRRGARTAGNAGFGSGSREPALLPGLELPVCLTGQVISSFASTNIIMTIASAAVNCRTNFSNPKPNTEGGWTPDRAELLQPLLAGCDAQFISFPRGVQANTLTPAMWGVSPQEYPLSEGVGRWSPALGCARLSAVHIRERCKVICSTHLHSTSVEAGSNISVSKSMTVTFPETGFPEECLQTGTWQWPGAAVGHSICFPHVWGKH, encoded by the coding sequence ATGCATTGTAATTATTACCTATATAGGAGAAAAACCATGCCCATACAGTTTAAACTCTGCTGGCCACGTTATCTGATATTTGAAATGGTTTTACATAAGGGCTGCACTCGACAGCTTGAGCTGTGGCGATGGAGGCGCAGTCACCTGGCTGccagccagggagagcaggCTCCTTTCTCAGGCACATTGCTCAGGGTATTTTTAGCTACAAATGCGCTGTCTGATGCAGTTAGTActcagcctgcagggctgcaggacacaTCCCCGCAGCTCCTGCTAGGGGATGTGACAGACACGTGTGGAGCTTGCCAAGAGCGGCGGGCTGGGAGCCGGAGGGGAGCCCGCACTGCCGGGAATGCTGGTTTCGGTTCCGGGAGCAGGGAGCCAGCCCTTCTCCccgggctggagctgcctgtgtgcCTTACAGGACAAGTCATTAGTTCCTTTGCTAGTACTAATATAATCATGACAATTGCGTCAGCAGCTGTTAATTGCAGAACCAACTTttccaaccccaaaccaaacactGAAGGGGGCTGGActcctgacagagctgagctgctccagcctctccttgcAGGCTGTGATGCACAGTTCATATCCTTCCCACGGGGTGTCCAGGCTAACACTCTGACCCCAGCAATGTGGGGTGTGTCACCACAGGAGTACCCACTCAGCGAGGGGGTGGGAAGGTGGTCACCTGCCTTGGGATGTGCCAGGTTATCTGCAGTTCACATCAGGGAAAGATGCAAAGTCATTTGCTCCACCCATCTCCACAGCACTTCTGTAGAGGCAGGCTCTAATATCAGTGTGTCAAAATCAATGACAGTGACATTCCCTGAAACTGGTTTTCCAGAGGAGTGTCTCCAAACTGGCACATGGCAatggcctggagctgcagtCGG